gaataacaacaataataatagtgataatgGGGACATAAACACAACTATAAAAGTCTTGTCCTTGGACAGATACCAAGAAATTCATTGGAAAGTCACATTTTACAGTGTTATGAGGAGAAAAACATCACTCCCATTTTGTGACGCAATGTTGACAACTTGAGAATTACAGCACcaagtaaaaacaaatataacaaaaaccTGCCAAGGAGGGGCATCCTCAACACTCTTTGCAGAGGTATGAGTCCAGTCACAAGTTCatggccaatctggtctacatagcccaGTTGTCTCTTGTGtttcaagctagcctgggctacatagtgagtttccaGGACACCCAGTGacacatagtgagattctgtctcaaacacacacactcatcagtGGGGCACAGTGAAACACAATTGTCCTCAGACCTTCAAAAGATGAGACATCACTTTAAGTGCTCCGAAGCTGTTGCTATGTAACAAGGGTAACCTAGCAACAGTCTCTCTTGGAAAAGACTTCAATCTGGATACAGACTCACAAGGatgcctatctttttttttttctttatttttttttattttacaatactattcagttctacataatagccacagattcccttgttctttcccttcctgcccccctccccttccccccagcccaccccccattcccacctcctccagatcaaggtctcccccgaggactgagattgacctggtagactcagtccaggcaggtccactcccctcctcccagattgagccaagggtccctgcataagtcccaggttttcaaacagctaactcatgcaatgagcccaggaacctggtaccactgcctagatgcctcccaaacagatcaagccaattgactgtctcacctatcagagggcctgattcagttggggcgCCTCAGCCTTTGggtcatagatcctgtgcttccattcatttggttatttgtccctgtgctttatccaaccttggcttcaacaattctcgctcatataaaccctcttctttctcactaattagactcccagtgctccaccaggggcctagccgtggatctctgcatccagattcctcagtccttggatggggtttctggcacaactattagagtgtttggccatcccatcaccagattaggtcagtccggctgtctctcggccattgccagcagtcttttgtggaggtatctttgtggatttctgtgggcctcttttagctcttttgtttcttccttttctcatgtggtcttcattttaccatggtctcctattccttgttctccctctcttttcttgatccagctaggatctcccgctctctttccctcgaacccttgcccttcattgctcccagtcatgtccaggctgttcatgtagatctcagccatttctccgtgtctttcttggggtcctgttttccaggtagcctcactggtgatgtgagtagcagtccagtcatccttgttccacatctagcaaaGGATGCCATTCTTGAATGGATTTTCATGTGTCGTTTCAGAGTCCCCTGCTGTCTGAAGGCCTTGTCACACTCCTTACATCTGTGAGGTCTTGAGTCGCTGTGGGTTCCCAGATGGACACTGAGGTTGCCCTTGTGGTAGAAGCATGTTCCACAGTGCTCACACTCATAAGGCTTCTCCTTTGTGTGGATCCTAAGGCGACCCAGAAGGGTGGACTTGTGGGCAAACCTCTTGCTGCAGATTCTGCACACGTAAGGCTTTTCACCCCTGTGGATGCGCTTGTGGACCCGAAGGTCTGAGGATTGCACAAACCCCTTTTTGCACACGCTGCACTCAAAgggtctctctcctgtgtgtgacCTCTGGTGGATGATGAACTGAGACCTGTACAGGAAGCTCTTCTTGCATTCACTGCACACAAACTTAGCCTGGCCAGCGAGATGATCAACAGGCTCTACAGGTCGTAGGGTAGCAAGCCCTAGCTGCCCATCTTCTGTCCTGTCCACACAGGAGGCCCCTCCTTGACAAGTGGGAACCTTGTCTCCATTGGAACTAGAAAGACTCTGAAGATCTGTGTGTGCAGCTAAATCTCTTCTTTCCAGAACATGGGTGAACGGTGTGACAGCATCTGTATTTGTATCTTCCTGGGGCATCTTCACATCCTCTCCTCTGACAGAATCTGATGGAGGGAAGTCCACATACAACATTTAAAACTTGAGAGTCCCTCTCAAAAATggattgcatttatttacttgatTATGGAGGGAGGTGGCACCCTaagaatgtggaggtcagagggcaacttttgggTTAGTTCTCTCCTGTCACCATGAGGGTCCTGAGATGGATCACAAGTAATCAACTGGAGGGCCAGTACCTTTCGGCACTAAGTCACACAACACTGGCTTgggtatttagctcagtggtagagcgcatgcccagcaagtgcaaggccctgggtttggtcctcagctccaggggattggGGGACACAAACACTTAAAGATCATCCCAATCATACCAGAATCTTTAGAACTAAACTCTGGTGCTGGCTGGGGACATCCCATCTACATCTCAACCCTGAGAGCTCAGCCTGTAGAATGCTCTGGAAGGCTAGTGacagagggggtgggagggggtggtcaGCTTCCTCCCACAGGAAGGGAGTGCTGGGCAAGGAGTAGTAAGTCCCAGTCAGTTCccacctggaactcaccagaaCCTTGTGTGGGCTCAGGGTCCTGAGGGCTCAACACAGAGGTCTCATCCCTCTCCTGCACCAAGTCATTCCCCGGGCTCTGCTTGGGTCTTGGGTCgtcctgttctctgatctcaGGAACTATATCCAGCTAAACTTCCTCTTTCTTGACAGGGGACAGAGAAAAATTATGGGTGTGTGTTCCTTCAATGGAGAGGTAGAGCATAGAcatctgtctctacttcctgtggCCCACTCAATTTCCCCAGTTGTAGGAATGTTCACACTTCCATGACCTACTCCCATACCCCACATAAACCAATACTCTCCTCTTACTTGTAAGTCTGCCATGAACGTGAAGCCACCACATCTCTGCACCTCATATTGGTTGCTATTTTAATTCTCTATGCATGATCTTCTCTGCCCTCACTCTACAAGCAAAATGCCTCTCAACCTTGGTGCTATTAAGATTTGGGCTAATGAGGCTAGAGGAAAGGCTGCTCAGAGCTTAACATTGGCTGCTGTTGCAGAGAtcctgggtttgagtctcagcagCCACAAGGAGGCTCACAGCCATCGGTAACCCCAGTTCCTCAGGTGATGATGGGGATCTGACGCCTTTTCacttctgcaggcagcaggcacacatggGTGTcagatacacacaagcaaaatacccatcCTATAAAATaggataactttaaaataaattggtGGTTGAATGATTATTTCTGATGGGGGGGGGTCCTCCTCTGCTACATATTGTGGACTTCCAAGTGATAGCGACTGAACACTGAAAActcttagccaggtgtggtactGAACACTTTTCATCCCAGggcttggggagcagaggcagacagatgtctgagttggaggccagcctggtctacacagctccGGGACACCCAGGACTATTTAGAGACACCCTGTCTAAAGATAATATGATCTACTAAGATTCTAAGATGCAGAGTTGGGAGGCTAAGAACAGGGCAGAGTGTTTCAGAGAGGACACCCCTGCATTCATGAGCTCACACAGCTGGAGATGCCTGCAGACTCCTTCACAGTATCCAGCCAGACACATTCCAGCCTGGAGGGAGAGGCAATCAGGAATCCCCACCCTGACCAAGGAGCTATGCACATGGGGACGGAGagcgttttttgttgttgttgttgttgttttgttttgttttgttttttttggtgtggCCCGGAGGAGGTGGACCCTGCTCCGGTGAGAGCCTCCACACCCAGGGCCCTTATGGATCCCGCAAACCAGACTTAGGGGCAGGGACAGGGTATTTTTAAGAGGACCAGAAGTTGGGAACTGGGGAAGTGGTATGGGTCTGGGACAGGTAAAGGGAAGAGTGGACAGTGAAAAGAAACTTTCCTGACGACTTTTGGCCTCACTCTGGACCTGAGAGACTCTGCAGGAGCACGGACCCCTTCCTCCCCCGTCACTGTGGCTTCCTTCGCTCATACCCAGTCAGACATGGTTATTCCACTCGgttttttcctgcttcttctcttgTATATGGTGCTAGGgctttgtgcagcaagcactctgtgGCTGAGCCACAAGCCTCTCTCCTCACTGGTGGATTCTAGGCCTGTGTTCTACCTCTGCCCTCTCtgttggcttttaaaatattttcagtttaaatTCTTGCCTATttgcccaggctgtccctgaCCAAAATGGtgtgtagcccagactaaccTGATACCTGATACCTTAGCCCTCTGAATGGCTTCGAGTCCAGGGTAGCATTGTGTTTTATCAGCTTTATTTTGATTGTGGACTCACATTTATTGttggagagagggtctcactatgtagacttaACTGGCCTGAACTCAGATTCTGCCAGATTCTCATGCTTCCTGAGAGCTAAGCCTAAAGGCTTGTACTACCCTACCtgatccttccttccccctttcctttaaaaaagtatttacatATCTATTTTATATCCCCACAAGAGAtttccctctgtcctctcctATCTCCCCGACTCCACctccctgactgctcttccagagggctctagttcaatccccagcacccacaaaatgGTGGCGCagaactgtttgtaactctagctcctaggggatcagatgccctcttgtggcctgcaTGAGCACCACACACAgattcaaaggggaaaaaaacaaacaaaaaaaaaaaaaaaacagacaaaaggaaacaaaaataaaaacccaaaacaagGCTTCTGCACTCTGACTCAAGATGAGCCTGTTAGCTTACAGTGTTTCTGATCTGCACAATTCCTTGGCTCTAAGCCAAGTGTCTGGGCCACAttcacaaagacaaaacaagccCATAAAGGTCCCCAGACATTGCCATTTATCACTTGGGAAGCCCAAACCCTCCTCTTAGGAACCACTGACTAAGCACAGGACCCTCAGTGggttctgcctccaggtccccaCAGCCCCAAGGCTGTCCTTTCCCTCAGCCCACAGCCAAAGCCATGCTTACCCAATGTTGAGGTTTCCCGCCATCCCTCAGCATCTTCTCTAACTCTTGGCAGCTCTTCACTCCGCTCTCCTTCACTAAGGCCTGCAGTTCTGGAGGCATGGAGATCATGAACTGCTCCAACACCAGCTGATCCAGGATCTCCTCCTTGCTATTCAGGTCTGGTCTCAGCCACTGATAGCACAGCTCAGAGATCCTCTTCAGATCCTGGATGGGGTCTGACTGCTCTGAGGGGCTGAAAGCTCTGAACTTCAAGTGCCAGACCTCAGGGCTGTAGTCTTCTTTTTCTGAATTCCAGTCCTGGGATGTAGGTGATGGTGTCTGCTCTGAGGGGAGGCTGTCTCGAGTCGTGTTGATAGCCATGTCTGCTGGGAATATTCCCTTAGTCTCTGACAAGTTGGAATTCTATAAAATGACTCCGGTCTCAACAGACCTCCTCCTTTAACCACAGGGATGGGCTCGGTGTTGGTCTAGAAGCCTGGGAGGCAAGAAGGAGCCAGATCAGTTTAACTCTCCTGCCTCCTAAATGTCTTCACTCCTTATAATATAAGCCCTCCCCAAACACACTGATACTGTTTAGTAAAGCAGAAATTAATGCATTCTATGGATCTGTAAATGGCTCAGGGTACAGGTGTCTCCAGCCAAGCCCAATGACCCCAGCTAAATCCCCTGGACCTACTCAGTGGAAGGAGAGCACCAGCTCTGACaagctgtcttctggtctccatgtgtgAGACCTGGCACCTACCCCATTCccaaagacaattaaaaaataatcaattacTGTAGTCCAGCTGTGTATGATGGAACATCAGTAATCCCAACCTAGAGACAGGTGGGTGCCAGATGCTTGCCATAATTTTGAAACCTCCCTCGGTTATGTATAAAGTACCAAGTCTAAAAGACATGAGGGCTACAAGAGACTCACTCTCAGAAtccaagaacatggcccacatctttaatccctatgctccagaggcagaggcaggaggatctgagtttgagggcagcctggtctacagagtgagatccaggagaggcaccaaagctacacagagaaaccctgtctagaaaaaccaaaccaaaccccaaaccagaACAAAAGCATATGGATATGGTAGCACaacccacaatcccagcactggagacactAAACAAGAAGTGTTGTttggagctagcctgggctacagagccaaaTTCAGTTGCAGAACACAACAAATACATAGAAATTATCTCATTCTACTCTTCCAACTCTGTGTTCCTACACGTGCTGGCTTTTATGAATCAATGGTTCCTGATCTCATCTTCAAATGAGCACAGGTGGGATTGTTTCCACCATCTGCACACAGAAGTAATAGTATTCTTCTCTGTTGTGTTTTCcacacagggtctctgtgtagacctggctatcctggaacttgaccAGGGAAGCCCCAACTCAGACattctgcctgcctccatctcccaagtgctgggattaaaggtttgagccaccacacctgcagtcccacgatttgggaggtggaggcaggca
The sequence above is drawn from the Peromyscus leucopus breed LL Stock chromosome 1, UCI_PerLeu_2.1, whole genome shotgun sequence genome and encodes:
- the LOC114685770 gene encoding zinc finger and SCAN domain-containing protein 5B-like; this translates as MAINTTRDSLPSEQTPSPTSQDWNSEKEDYSPEVWHLKFRAFSPSEQSDPIQDLKRISELCYQWLRPDLNSKEEILDQLVLEQFMISMPPELQALVKESGVKSCQELEKMLRDDSVRGEDVKMPQEDTNTDAVTPFTHVLERRDLAAHTDLQSLSSSNGDKVPTCQGGASCVDRTEDGQLGLATLRPVEPVDHLAGQAKFVCSECKKSFLYRSQFIIHQRSHTGERPFECSVCKKGFVQSSDLRVHKRIHRGEKPYVCRICSKRFAHKSTLLGRLRIHTKEKPYECEHCGTCFYHKGNLSVHLGTHSDSRPHRCKECDKAFRQQGTLKRHMKIHSRMELSFDVALAGSQQAPANVLSLCIPDNAGGYSKKQPGSGGHSEWTLRMRPLSCDAGAPSKARTGGVEKSRTSLGRWKARVYVGVSEGGKETKIVVGKPLKQ